In Nitrospirota bacterium, the genomic window TTTCTGAGGCGCAATGGAATTAAAATGCCCTGTCTTTTCAGCCTTGCTCTTCATCTGCCCTGTCCCTCTGCACCATTCATCTATAATCCCTGCTATTTCACCTTAAAACGCTCCTATATACCTGTCATAACCACTGAACCTGTCCCCGCAGGATTTTTCACCCCGTCATTCCCACGGAACCTGTCCCCGCATGATTTTTCACCCGTCATTCCCACGTAAGTGGGAATCCAGAATCTGGCCCCGGTCTGGATTCCCGCTTACGCGGGAATGACGTTTTCATGAACCCTGGTGAGCCCTGAGCTGGGAGCGTGCCGAACAGTCGAAGGGCTCATGATGGTTCACCTGAAAATGCTCCTAAGTACCCGTCATTCCACGGAACCTGTCCCCGCAGAATTTTTCACCCCGTCATTCCCACGTAAGTGGGAATCCAGAACCAGGCCATTGGTCTGGATTCCCGCTTGCGCGGGAATGACGTTTTCATGAACCCTGGTGAGCCTGAGCTGTGAGCGTGCCGAACAGTCGAAGGGCTCATGACAGTTCACCCGAAAATACTCCTAAGTACCCGTCATTCCACGGAACCTGTCCCCGCAGAATTTTTCACCCCGTCATTCCCACGTAAGTGGGAATCCAGAACCAGGCCATGGTCTGGATTCCCGCTTACGCGGGAATGACGTTTTTCCGATCCTTTGTTAGCCACCGGCTCATGACGGGTCATCAGGCTTCTTCCGCTTTATAGATAAATTCAACGCCCTTTGTAATCCCATCACAGATAGTATCGAGTCCCCTGCTCCTGCCTGGCAGGAGATCGTGCAGGCTCTCAAGACTTATCCGGTATGGGATATTATCAATGCCTGTTGGCTCCACAAATTCCACGGGTATCATCCGCCTGAAGAAGAAGTGGTAGGCATATTTCTTCGCCTTAAGCGTAGTCTCCGCAGACAGCCGCTCCTTTAGCGGGAGTCTGTCCAGTATCCTGAAATATTCCTCTTCTGAAGATACATCAATGGTGATCCCCTTGTTCCGTATCCATGCCTCTCCGGCAACTATCACCGGGATTCCCCTTGCCGAAAGTTCAACGCCTGTCTTTGTGCCGTATATGATGAATGTGTCGCATTTATCCATGAGGTCATAGGTGCTGATCTTACTATCCGGCGGTATGATGAAGACATTCGCCGGCAGTTCAGGAAAGACCTTTTTTATCTCCTGAATGATCGGTTGCCTTGAAGTGAGGAAGCCGCTGATCTCAGCCGGATGGACCCTTATCACAAGCTGCATATCCGGCCTTGCTGCAAAATAGCGGATCGTTTTTAAGGCCCAGTCGAGCATATTCCTGAATGCATTTGCAGGATAATGAAGCTGGGCATCCCACATTACATTCGTCAGCATCCCTATAGCGGGCTTTGAGAAATCAATCTTTATCTCCTGATCCACCGGGTCGCGCATGAAAGAAATCCAGTCATGGGTACCGCATCTCCTGCTCCCCAGATAATCCATCAACTCTTTTTCAATATCTTCATCCCACCTCATATTCTCCCATTTGGACGTCTCTTCCGAGATCAAAGTATGATGATAGGTCTCATCATGGCTGAAGATAAAGGTCCTGCTCCTGTAGGATTGGATCCATGTCACCACCCTCGTCTTTAATTCCCTGAAGGTCTCACACAATATTCCCTGGGGCACATAGATCCCATGGTGCAGCAGCACGCAATCAAACCGGTGTTTTTGGGCCATGCCGGATGCGACATAATAAGAACGCAGCGAGGCGTCGAGAGAACGACGCAGGATTGGTTCACTGTCAGCCTCCTGATCGAGGGTACCGCTGCCAAAAAATCTCAGGGCGCCTGAAACAGCATGTTCCCCGATATGGATCCCATTCGCGGTATAATTTGGGATTTCGGAAAGGGGAAGCCCTGAAGAAATCGTCTTTGCCCTTTCTGCCTCTTCATCTGTAATAAAATCACTGTAGCGGTGGACCTTAACCCCTACCCGCTCAAAGAGCATCTTCCCTGATACAAAACATCCAACGCAGATGTTTCGTGCAGGTCCGTCTTTAATAAAGTCTCTTAAATTATCCACGAGAAATATTGAGCAGACCTGACAGACAGGCAGGAAGGAATCACACAGTAGGACATGCACTTCAAATCCCCGCAGGGTAAGGGCTGTGGCAATCAGGCTCTCAAGAGCAGTGCCCGCATAATAGTGCCCCACGCTGGTGGCCAGCAGGATCTTACGCCTCTCTTTTCCGGAATGGATCGCCTGATCCCATAGCGCCTTATCCCTTCCCATGACCTCATCCCACCGCTCTAAACCAAGCTCCCGGAGATTCTTCTTTCCCCACAGATACCCTGCGGCATCACCGAGTACCTTGATCCCCTTGCCTCTCCGAATGATCGCCTTCTTAATCCCTGACAATTTCATCCCCCATAATGATCATCCGAAAATCCCCGTATACCCGTCATTCCCACGGAACCTGTACCCGCAGGATTTTTCACCCCGTCATTCCCACGTAAGTGGGAATCCAGAATCAGGCCATCGGTCTGGATTCCCGCTTGCGCGGGAATGACGTTTGCATGAACTCTGGTGAGCCTGAGCTGTGAGCTTGTCGAACAGTCAAATGGCTCATGACGGTTCACCTGAAAATGCACCTGTGTACCAGTCATTCCCACAGAACCTGTCCCCGCAGGATTTTTCACCCCGTCATTCCCACGCAAGTGGGAATCCAGAACCAGGCCACGGTCTGGATTCCCGCTTACGCAGAAATGACGTTTTCATGAACCCTGGTGAGCCCTGAGCTGTGAGCTTGTCGAACAGTCGAAGGGCTCATGACGGTTCACCTGAAAATGCTCCTATACACCCGTCAGCCCCACGCAACCTGTCCCCGCAGGATTTTTCACCCCGTCATTCCCACGTAAGTGGGAATCCAGAATCAGGCCCCCCGGTCTGGATTCCCGCTTGCGCGGGAATGACGTTTGCATGAATCCTGGTGAGCCCTGAGCTGTGAGCGTGCCGAACAGTCGAAGGGCTCATGACGGCTCGCCAGATATGGCCATTAGAAAGCCTGGCAGCTGCGTCTCCCAGACCAGGTCCTTCCTGGCCTTTTCCAGCGCCGTCTGCCAGACCTGCTTTGGCGTCGCTAATACACTATTTACAACCCGTGCGATCTCCTCTGGTTCCGGGTTATTAAAGACAGCTCCTATTCCGTGCTGACGCACCACAGGGGCTATAGTCGGAAAATCCGGGACGATCAGAGGGACCCCTGCAATCACATAATCGCTCAGCTTTCCTGGCTCGCAATAATAATTATTCCGCACCTTGTCATCGTAGATGATGACGCCCACATCTGCATCAGCTACATAACTCAGGAGTTCGTCCTGAGAGACATAAGGTGCAACCAGTACCTTCTCAACTATTCCAGGCATAGTCAACAGTCTTCCGGCGCTTTCCCGCCACCACGGCGTATCTTTCCCCATAAATACCAGTTTGGCATCAGGATGGAGATACGTAGCTGATTGGATCAGTTTATCCAGCCAGCGGCCCTGGACCAGCATACCTTCGTATAATACGATCCGGTCTGTTTCAGATAACTTTAACGACTTTCGCAATTTGCCGGAACCCGTAACTTCCCTTAAGGGTTTATAATTGTGTACGATGACCGGTCTGACCCGCGCACCCCGTTCATCCTGATAGACCTTTGCCCGCTCCTCATTTTGCGTAATCAGTCCATCAATCCCCCTTTTGAGGATTAGCCTCTCAAGCCTTTTTACTAATATGCGTGCCGGCGCGCACTGTTCCCCATAGAGTTCAAAAGGATAATAAACCAGGCGGGCCCGCAGGATCCGTGAAGCGATCCAGCCAATGACCAGCATCTGAGGCATCGTCACTATAATCAGTGAAGGCGACCTCCGTAGCGTATTGCAGAAAGGACGCCAAAGGGCCATCATTTCATAGGTTACGATCTGAAGGGCCTTTATCAGGAGTGAAATAAGATTCCCTGACTCAGACAGCAGCGGTGGATAGAGCGGGATATGGTCATACTGTTTTGCCTTTTCTGATGCCTTATCAATGACTGTCAGACTATACCCATGATTCATAAGCGACTCTGCTGCAATGCAGATGAATGGATGCCGGAGGTGATCGTCAGAATAGAGCCACACAACTACTTTTTTATTACCCTCTTTCATCTTATTTATTTTGAAGCAGCAGATCCACAATCCGGCCGGCAATATGGTTTCTTCAATCTTAGTGCGGCCTATTTTGCAGCCACTGTCCACAAATTCATAAACAGCTCGAAATACCCGGACCTCATCTTTCCCTGGCTGAATCCGCCTTTGCATAGGAGCGCTGCTATCTTTGAATGGCTGTAGACGTCTTTATGCTCCAGGATCTCTTCAGGGCTGACCAATCCAAGCGCTGCCATCATTCTTAACAACTTGTCAGTCCAGAAGGCAGGGGTCGTAATGATCAACAGCCCGCCATCATTCAATACCCGGCGGCATTCGTTTAAAACACCGGCAACCCGGTCAGGCTCGAGATGCTCTATGACCGCCAGCATGGTAACTACATCGAAGTAGCCTTCACGGAACGGCAGTGTGTCGTCATTTTCAAAGTCAAAGCTGGACAACGATAAAGGGCCGGCCTGAACAACACCTGATCCTATCCCTTTATCTATCCCGAATTTCTCTTTAAAACTGGTGTTATTTAAAAAATACGGAAATGTCCCGCAGCCAACATCCAGCAATCGTCCATTCCTCTTCTCCGGAGGTATCAGAGCATTGGCGATCCTGGCCCTTTTTTTTGCAAGAAGGCCTTCCAATAGCCCGCTGCCCCTTGTTGGTTTCGTATATCCCTCTTTTGTACTCATCATCTTCTAAGCAGGTTGTATTTTACTATACACCAGAATGCCCTGACGCCATCCTTCCACCCTATCTTCTTGCCTTCAGAATAATTCCTGCCGCTGTAAGATATTCCAATCTCGTAGATCCGATACCCCCTTTTGGCAATCTTTGCTGTAATCTCCGGCTCAAAGCCGAAGCGCTCCTCCTCAATAACTATGTCCTTGAGCACATCCGCCTTGAATACCTTATAGCATGTCTCCATATCAGAAAGATTAAGATTCGTGCACATATTTGAGATTAATGTCAGAAATGTGTTTCCCAGAGAATGCCAGAAAAACAATACCCGGCGCTCCTCAGTCGTCAGGAAACGGGAGCCGTAGACTACATCTGCCCTGCCGTCCAGGATAGGTTTTATCAGTCTGGGGTATTCCTGAGGATTATATTCAAGATCAGCATCCTGAATGATCACAACATCACCGCTCGCCTGTTTGAACCCTGTCCTTAGCGCAGCCCCTTTCCCCATATTCTTCTGATGATAGAAGATACGGATATTTGCGTCCCCTTCCATGCTTTTCAGGACGTCTCTTGTACCATCAGAAGAATAATCATCAACTATAACCAGCTCCTTGTCCAAATCAACTTCCCCGACCTTTTTGATGATATCTCTTATAGTATTGACTTCGTTAAAAACAGGGATTACGACTGACAGCTTCATATTTACTCCTTCAATGTTATGAAATCCTTTCGGCTATACAGACTAACGTCTTACCCCAGAACATGGGTATTATTCTTTCAACCAATCGTTGCAGCGGAACACAATAAATATCAAAGAATCTCATGAATGCTGAGACAGATGAATCCTGCACAGCAGGAGTAACACCAATACACCCGGAAATATACCAGGCCACGCCACCCAACGGATCGGTATAATGCAGTGACCTTATGGTCATATTCGTATCCTCAATTATTGCCCGCAGACTGCTTTTTGTGTAGCGACGATAATGTCCAACTGAGCGATCCCACTTACTGAATAACTCCGGTCGTGCGGGAACATATATGCACATCTTTCCGCCGACAGCCAACATGCTACTTAATTGCCGGACAGCAGCGCGATCATCCGCAAAGTGTTCCAATGAATTTATGCAAATTACAACATCGAATGGGCCAACTGCCGGCACGGACATTTCTTCAATTGGAACATCAATTACCGTAACATCAGGATAAGTCCTCCTGATTTCACCGGCAAACAGAGGATCTGGTTCTAATACGTATATAGAAGATGATACGGCCTGGTAATGTGGAATATAAGTACCTATTCCAGCGCCAACTTCAATAATCTTCCCGTGTAAATATGGCAGAAAAAAACTCATAACCCAGCTTGTATAGTGCGGCATGGAAGCCATGTGAGACAATCCTGCAGTCATTTCCTTATCATGTATAGAAATTTGATTAGACATTTACGTATTTTTTTTCAACAAGCCGACCCAGAATAAAGGGACCGGCATCAACGTAATAACAGGGACATAATGATACTCCTGCAAGGTATAACCGTTATTGCAATAATAGTGGATTATATCCTTCGCCGCATGATAATGATCCAACGGTTTACTCTTATTAACAATGATGCGGCCAAGCCGGTACAGAATATTTTCAGTGGGAAGACTCAGGAGCAGGAGGCCACCACGTCTAAGGGCCTTCTTCAGAAACTGATAAGGTTCATTTAAATCAGCAAAGTGTTCAAACACATCTGTAGCTACAACAAGGTCGTATAATATATTTGTATCAAATGAATTCATATCCTGCTCAAAGAATCTGATATTAGTCATTCTGTAGTACGTTGCAATCTCCCGTGCATCCCCGAGATCAAGATCAAGAACAGATACCTCTGTAAATAGATTTCTCAGGGTGGGGAGGAATGCGCCACTCCCTCCACCGCAATCTATCACGTTATAATTCCTGGCAGTGTGTTTGCCCAGAATCTTATGCGCACAACTCAAGCGCTGCCAGAAGATATTACGGGCTAATGGATTTGGGTGTATGTATATATTGCGTACGTTTGCAGTATCCGTA contains:
- a CDS encoding capsular biosynthesis protein yields the protein MGRDKALWDQAIHSGKERRKILLATSVGHYYAGTALESLIATALTLRGFEVHVLLCDSFLPVCQVCSIFLVDNLRDFIKDGPARNICVGCFVSGKMLFERVGVKVHRYSDFITDEEAERAKTISSGLPLSEIPNYTANGIHIGEHAVSGALRFFGSGTLDQEADSEPILRRSLDASLRSYYVASGMAQKHRFDCVLLHHGIYVPQGILCETFRELKTRVVTWIQSYRSRTFIFSHDETYHHTLISEETSKWENMRWDEDIEKELMDYLGSRRCGTHDWISFMRDPVDQEIKIDFSKPAIGMLTNVMWDAQLHYPANAFRNMLDWALKTIRYFAARPDMQLVIRVHPAEISGFLTSRQPIIQEIKKVFPELPANVFIIPPDSKISTYDLMDKCDTFIIYGTKTGVELSARGIPVIVAGEAWIRNKGITIDVSSEEEYFRILDRLPLKERLSAETTLKAKKYAYHFFFRRMIPVEFVEPTGIDNIPYRISLESLHDLLPGRSRGLDTICDGITKGVEFIYKAEEA
- a CDS encoding glycosyltransferase, yielding MKEGNKKVVVWLYSDDHLRHPFICIAAESLMNHGYSLTVIDKASEKAKQYDHIPLYPPLLSESGNLISLLIKALQIVTYEMMALWRPFCNTLRRSPSLIIVTMPQMLVIGWIASRILRARLVYYPFELYGEQCAPARILVKRLERLILKRGIDGLITQNEERAKVYQDERGARVRPVIVHNYKPLREVTGSGKLRKSLKLSETDRIVLYEGMLVQGRWLDKLIQSATYLHPDAKLVFMGKDTPWWRESAGRLLTMPGIVEKVLVAPYVSQDELLSYVADADVGVIIYDDKVRNNYYCEPGKLSDYVIAGVPLIVPDFPTIAPVVRQHGIGAVFNNPEPEEIARVVNSVLATPKQVWQTALEKARKDLVWETQLPGFLMAISGEPS
- a CDS encoding class I SAM-dependent methyltransferase, whose product is MSTKEGYTKPTRGSGLLEGLLAKKRARIANALIPPEKRNGRLLDVGCGTFPYFLNNTSFKEKFGIDKGIGSGVVQAGPLSLSSFDFENDDTLPFREGYFDVVTMLAVIEHLEPDRVAGVLNECRRVLNDGGLLIITTPAFWTDKLLRMMAALGLVSPEEILEHKDVYSHSKIAALLCKGGFSQGKMRSGYFELFMNLWTVAAK
- a CDS encoding glycosyltransferase family 2 protein, encoding MKLSVVIPVFNEVNTIRDIIKKVGEVDLDKELVIVDDYSSDGTRDVLKSMEGDANIRIFYHQKNMGKGAALRTGFKQASGDVVIIQDADLEYNPQEYPRLIKPILDGRADVVYGSRFLTTEERRVLFFWHSLGNTFLTLISNMCTNLNLSDMETCYKVFKADVLKDIVIEEERFGFEPEITAKIAKRGYRIYEIGISYSGRNYSEGKKIGWKDGVRAFWCIVKYNLLRR
- a CDS encoding class I SAM-dependent methyltransferase, with translation MSNQISIHDKEMTAGLSHMASMPHYTSWVMSFFLPYLHGKIIEVGAGIGTYIPHYQAVSSSIYVLEPDPLFAGEIRRTYPDVTVIDVPIEEMSVPAVGPFDVVICINSLEHFADDRAAVRQLSSMLAVGGKMCIYVPARPELFSKWDRSVGHYRRYTKSSLRAIIEDTNMTIRSLHYTDPLGGVAWYISGCIGVTPAVQDSSVSAFMRFFDIYCVPLQRLVERIIPMFWGKTLVCIAERIS
- a CDS encoding class I SAM-dependent methyltransferase — protein: MTPAIKTHSGDNGGLREFVRIPMDVLCTLTDTANVRNIYIHPNPLARNIFWQRLSCAHKILGKHTARNYNVIDCGGGSGAFLPTLRNLFTEVSVLDLDLGDAREIATYYRMTNIRFFEQDMNSFDTNILYDLVVATDVFEHFADLNEPYQFLKKALRRGGLLLLSLPTENILYRLGRIIVNKSKPLDHYHAAKDIIHYYCNNGYTLQEYHYVPVITLMPVPLFWVGLLKKNT